In Macrobrachium nipponense isolate FS-2020 chromosome 25, ASM1510439v2, whole genome shotgun sequence, one genomic interval encodes:
- the LOC135199065 gene encoding golgin subfamily A member 6-like protein 26, whose translation MKTLLAPGANAYRSRIQRHFEKLSLETARVSGYNASFIMIANYCFLLLVLCFLCCDLYASICEDCVTLFGSQRINVGVQDIITSYDMADSRTPEIFEEQPSSIDAPRFALALPGMALLAGLALVAFCCYQIKGTRVDDLEEIVLMEDSMDSEDSEDDEDLDNDDDLDTQIDDEEDSLELEDLEDSDLDNDDDLHPEIEEPEIEEHLWKEAEQEIELLRKQLMEKDLLLEKKENEGKEMKSNFEKGVSERDRKIVNLLQESEQLRGERLQFDQDLRQALDQLEETEKIQKEQNEKLTSLECHLQDKGRLLMRRDEDESEMRRLFQQEMAGKERELEATLLKLKESENTNELLDMENEEFCTMNEELRKVLAMKEKEVDHLKESLALKTKEMEYQRETMKRRLEEAEDDNSTLQEKLRLAEVENVRIQEDVLKMQDLHQNLQSLLSQAESEFILTKEVLKAERKRNEILRDELQAMKNWVAELGGENEKTKEELEEKALEIMSLEKSLEHKETILQDALYHGKEMESLLEGANEREKDMEASLTTLEAELQKRNLRIEEFLTKEEQTRCEQQEFEDKLDIALHYATELQTLLKEAEKRERTIKIDLEEQMNKNHLLAKEKEDGEIEIRRQHQERLRQQEKEAEKQRERLEELQEDLESALRQGQSLERLLECKEEDLISLKNKESEAQLEVQQLLEDCDMLKEKIQQQEENRMRDEKRLREKLRTQEEALREHDKYMLMMLLHGTAQRNFQLEHIALEHGDEMIEEGKQEKCTGGIIGRRDTGSEENPCEKARETEEKQRKKYLNAQREKSEDYEKQWEGLKHIVEDVLHGDR comes from the coding sequence ATGAAGACGTTGTTGGCGCCAGGAGCGAACGCCTATAGATCCCGAATCCAGCGTCATTTTGAAAAACTAAGTTTAGAGACAGCGAGAGTCTCCGGGTATAACGCTTCATTCATCATGATCGCGAATTACTGCTTTTTGCTACTAGTTTTGTGTTTCTTGTGCTGTGACCTGTATGCTTCTATCTGCGAGGACTGTGTAACATTGTTTGGTTCTCAACGGATTAATGTTGGCGTACAGGACATCATAACATCTTATGATATGGCGGATTCTCGGACTCCTGAAATCTTTGAGGAACAACCCAGCAGCATTGATGCGCCTCGCTTTGCTCTCGCCCTCCCTGGGATGGCATTGCTGGCGGGCTTGGCGCTCGTTGCTTTCTGTTGTTACCAGATTAAAGGAACCCGAGTTGACGACCTGGAAGAAATCGTTTTAATGGAAGACAGCATGGACTCGGAAGATAGTGAGGATGATGAAGACCTGGACAATGATGACGACCTGGACACCCAAATTGACGACGAGGAAGACAGCCTGGAATTGGAAGATCTAGAAGATAGTGATCTGGACAATGATGACGACTTGCACCCCGAAATTGAAGAACCCGAAATTGAAGAACACCTCTGGAAAGAAGCTGAGCAGGAAATCGAATTGCTTCGAAAACAACTAATGGAAAAAGATTTACttcttgaaaagaaagaaaacgagggaaaggaaatgaaaagcaaTTTTGAAAAGGGTGTAAGTGAAAGAGACAGGAAAATTGTTAACCTCCTCCAAGAAAGTGAACAACTCAGAGGTGAAAGGCTGCAATTTGATCAGGATTTAAGACAAGCTTTAGATCAATTAGAAGAGACTGAAAAGATACAGAAAGAGCAGAATGAGAAATTGACGTCTCTGGAGTGTCACCTACAAGATAAAGGCCGCTTGCTTATGAGGAGAGACGAGGACGAGAGCGAGATGAGACGGCTCTTCCAGCAGGAGATGGCTGGAAAAGAAAGAGAGCTGGAGGCCACCTTACTGAAAttaaaggaaagtgaaaacactAATGAATTACTCGATATGGAGAACGAAGAGTTCTGTACGATGAATGAAGAGCTGAGGAAAGTTTTAGCAATGAAAGAGAAGGAAGTCGACCATCTTAAAGAATCCCTCGCCCTTAAAACTAAGGAAATGGAGTACCAACGTGAAACAATGAAGAGACGATTGGAGGAAGCTGAAGATGATAACTCAACTCTCCAAGAAAAACTGAGGCTCGCTGAAGTGGAAAATGTAAGGATTCAGGAGGATGTCCTGAAGATGCAGGACCTGCATCAAAATCTCCAGTCACTTCTGAGCCAAGCAGAGTCCGAGTTTATTTTAACAAAAGAAGTTTTAAAAGCTGAGAGGAAACGTAATGAGATTTTAAGAGATGAGCTTCAAGCGATGAAAAACTGGGTGGCCGAACtaggaggagaaaatgaaaagactaaagAAGAATTAGAGGAAAAGGCGCTGGAAATAATGTCGCTGGAGAAATCATTAGAACATAAGGAAACCATTCTGCAGGATGCTCTCTATCACGGGAAAGAGATGGAGAGCTTGTTAGAAGgagcaaatgaaagagagaaagacatgGAGGCTTCCCTAACGACCTTAGAAGCAGAGCTCCAGAAGAGGAACCTTCGAATAGAAGAGTTCCTCACAAAAGAAGAACAGACAAGGTGTGAACAACAGGAATTCGAGGATAAACTAGACATAGCTCTCCATTATGCAACGGAGCTGCAGACGTTGCTAAAGGAAGCAGAAAAAAGGGAGAGGACGATAAAAATTGATTTAGAAGAACAGATGAATAAAAACCATCTGTTAGCTAAGGAGAAAGAAGATGGAGAGATTGAAATAAGAAGGCAACATCAGGAGAGACTGAGGCaacaggaaaaagaagcagagaagcaGCGTGAACGACTGGAGGAACTCCAGGAAGACTTGGAAAGCGCTCTGCGTCAAGGACAGAGCCTGGAACGCTTGCTGGAATGTAAAGAAGAAGACCTCATCTCTTTGAAGAACAAGGAGAGTGAAGCCCAGCTGGAAGTGCAGCAACTTCTCGAAGACTGTGATATGCTGAAAGAAAAGATTCAGCAGCaggaggaaaataggatgagagacgAAAAGCGTCTCAGGGAGAAGCTAAGAACACAGGAGGAGGCTTTGAGGGAGCACGACAAATACATGTTGATGATGCTTCTCCATGGGACTGCTCAGAGGAATTTCCAGCTAGAACACATTGCGCTGGAACACGGAGATGAAATGATTGAAGAAGGGAAGCAAGAGAAGTGCACAGGAGGAATTATAGGAAGGAGAGACACAGGGAGTGAGGAAaacccctgtgagaaggcccGTGAGACAGAGGAGAAACAACGGAAGAAGTACTTGAACGCCCAGCGGGAAAAGAGTGAGGATTACGAGAAACAATGGGAGGGCCTCAAGCACATTGTGGAAGATGTTCTTCATGGAGATAGATAA